The following nucleotide sequence is from Pseudonocardia abyssalis.
ACGCACCACGGCGCTCAGACGGTGTCATGTTCGCCGACACGAAGACCCCTTCCCTGGACGTCGATGAGATCGCGGTAGCCGGTGCGCCCTTCCCCGACGCCCGGCCACCGCGACCGCCGACGCTACCGCCTCAGCGAACGTATGTTCGATACGCGGACGGGTGACTCGCCCAGGGTGACGTCGCCACTACCCGTGCCGCCACCATCGGGGGTCGGCCCGGCAGGGCGCCGGACCGACTCCTCCGGACCTCAGCCCGCGTGGGCGGCGGCCAGCGCCATCGCCTTCAACCCACAGCGCTCCAGGTCGTGAGCGACGTCGGCGTCGTCGATGGTCTGCGCGGCCGAGGTGACCGCATGCAGCACTCCCCCACTCGTGACATCCGCGCCCTGGATGAAGTGGGCGAGGATGGTGGCCTGCTGCTCGGCGGTGAACCGCAGCGCTTTCCCGACGTGGTCGAGCGTGGCCTGCGGGTCGCTGATCGCGATCCCGGCCTGGCGGGTGATCTCGACGAGCGCGGCCCGGACGTAGCCGTGGTCGAGGAATGTGGCGACGGCGTCCCGTGCCTGCTTCACCACCAGATCCAGCAACGCACCCTGAGTATCAGCCGCCCAACGGATCACCCCGTCCGACATCCGCGCCCCGAGATGGACCTCGCGCATCGCGTCCTTGGAGATGGTCATCCCGTTGTCGCAGACCTGCACCGTGAGCTGCGGGGTCAGCGAGAACGACCCGTGCCCGGTCTCGGAGTTCGACACCACGAACCCCGCGAACACCGTCGGGTTGTCCGCGCCACGGGCCCCGGTGAACGGGCTGCGGTACCCGGCCAACAGGTCCGGGGCGTAC
It contains:
- a CDS encoding DUF932 domain-containing protein, which codes for MTQSDTFLTTRNATVADLARLLQVQHAGKLDVVAPARSLIAERGDLRLVGVGEPSLTPDGVTVGETRLRPTALADAAIADKLGIPGTYLRRLRIEQIGLYDANVNTWLADDPDRRFLVRGLRDPDGGTGVVRALLSDSYRVVDNLDVLMAVLEGIRTAGVEVDIARCDLTERRMYVKVRAPQIAEYAPDLLAGYRSPFTGARGADNPTVFAGFVVSNSETGHGSFSLTPQLTVQVCDNGMTISKDAMREVHLGARMSDGVIRWAADTQGALLDLVVKQARDAVATFLDHGYVRAALVEITRQAGIAISDPQATLDHVGKALRFTAEQQATILAHFIQGADVTSGGVLHAVTSAAQTIDDADVAHDLERCGLKAMALAAAHAG